aaatgtcatgtaaaatggcattcaaactcattgttagcatttaacactgaataaagcacatgagatgTACCTGAGGTGAACATGTTAggaagttttctgttgttcagctgcaagaaatagaggttgtttctaatatatcaatttgaggtgttggttagaacaaaaactcattttaatatggaaaatattccttctatcacatgccgttgcttttatatagaacacgatttaaatcagcctttttgGTCCTCAATCTTTGTTTTGATTCAAGAATGcgatacctagtttaaccactgcaTGTCAAACTTACATATTGCACCTTTAATAAATGAATCTAATATTCCTGTATTATATGCCTTTTTAGTATTACACCTGCACAagtgcttttcttttttatttgaggGAATAGCAACTTTAATAATTAaatcttttgattcagattttTTCATTGAAACCAAACTTTgcctatatattttaatataataaataaaagatagaGGAAAAGGCTTGATGGGTGACCATTTGACAATTATGACATTAAGATGCAAAAAGTAACAGTAACTTTTcagtaaaatttttatattttttcgataAATTTTACAGCTCTTGTTTACGAATTCGGTGTAGGTGTACTGTATGAATTTCACAAATGATCACACAAACAACAAGTAATGCATTACGTCAAACATGGCATTCTGAAGTACAAATTCTGAAATAGtctttaaaaacatacaaataaaaatctatgaaaCTTTCATAATTGAGCGAAAAAACctcatcaaacaaacaaaaaaaaattaacagttttATCATCTTAACATTTTTATTCCTATTTAGCttgagaaaattatttaaaaatgtaagtcatCATTACCATTAgggaaaaacaaacaattaaatcaatGATGGGGAAAAATTCATCAACACATGAAGCTAATAGACTAATTAATCGTATATATCTTTTTATATCTCAGAAAACCAGATGCCAGTGATGGACCAGAACAGCTCTGATACGAAACCAAAGACGGAGACTAAAAGTAATAATTCCGAACGcacaaataaacaacatttttgcCTTAATTgccttaaataaatgtttgtttatttgtttacattacatGTCTGTGGAAATTCATCCAGTATGTTGGTTTCTATCTTTTGTCTTTATCTGCTCTTCGCACAGTTGACAAACCAGACAATAAAGACTTCCGAAGTGACCCACCTGGTAAAATCAAGTTGCCTGGTCTGCACAAACCACCCGTTCCACCTCCACCAGTGAAGGACAAGGCCATAAAGAAGGATCCAAAGTAAGGAAGGACATTACAATTAACACCAAATATATAAGAAGAAGAGTTCCACGCTTCTTCAAATGTACTTGAATCTTAGACACATAAAttcatgtaaacaacttaaaaacaaacttaGGTTCTTCTAAGTGTTAGAAgtttatggtgttatttcaacaattcgtcaccttagaattataaggttctatctgacatttttgttacaattcagttattgacatattcttattaaatgacaacttatttacattatgaaatgttctaagttgtttacattttaagactttttatttaagaaaacaaatgctacacacatactgtttgctatatggaatgcaaaaactttaaagctcaatatctcaaaatcattcagaacgcagctAGAACCTTGTAATTCCAAGGTGATAAATTGAACTGTGCTGCTTTcaaaacactgaacaaaaaaactAAGACATTCTTAATTAAAATCTTGTACAAGAGTTGGGACAAATTATTCACATTTTAGCAATTTTTGATAAACTGCAactgaatattattaatattaccaaTACTGAATTTAACAAATTGTTTTCAAGTTTTCTGAACATGAtgtataaaattttatatatatatatatatatatatatatatatatatatatatatatatatatatatatatatatatatatatatatatatatatatatatatatatatatgtacaactAGGTTACTGGCGCCGACTTTACTCTGATATTTTCATGTaaatattgggccctatcatactccCAGCGCAGTGGGGCGCAAGACgaggcgcagtagtcttttggaagtttcagcttggcgcaagagtcgttttgaggcgttgcgctacgctgtttaaatagcaaatgcattagcgctcatttgtgagcccataggcgttctggtctaaaaaggaaggcgttctgaggcggaccgctggcgcgtcgctattttaagaaactataatagatttttcattagaccaaaactaacccggtctaaactccggcgcagacttgtgcctcgcttacgcactgcttaatacgcacaagagagcaataggcaaatatctttacatatgaaaacatttaaatattaaggatatatttggatataataagaatagatataggatataaatataaaggattaaaatagtacaaaacatattattttctagcctacataaatatgaaaaatcactgcttttatgcttcttcatctcgggaggctttttcagttcattcataacaatttgcttttgtataatgttattattaatagcagtattatttattatatccatatttatatttgttttattaaaaacaagcttagatttgcccacctgtcaggttttagaccatatggggcatggcaggtgtgtttggaaataactcagtattttgaccacacttggtcattattgttcatttattcgtttgcaaaaaattagaactgaatttagaaatagttttgaaacaaatctttgcgcttaacaaactaaattaattatttataggctaattgatgtttgtgcataaaggttttcctatccaagagcgaaagtgaaagtagatcatttatctctcattctcacgcagtagatgctctgtttaacagttttctgttaaaaaaaactgtcaactgttaactgtttgcttgtgaaatgctaattttttctacttagacttactttgcgtcctgtaaatagcgaatgcgctcttggcgcgacgcagctgggtcttaaagggaatgggagatgagactctaattggtttattctcaaaacacacctataactcattaagaaaataaactcaacccttttagcccatgcgccttggtgcaaagcgcattttcccgtccgtaaattagcaaaaatgcgttctgacatgccctgaaagcgtttgcgccctgcgttttgcgctcagcgcatggaccatcaaaatagagcccattatgtCTAAGTAAAATGTTAGGGATGGGGTGTGAAGTAcaaaggtgcttgatttaaaattattGGTCATTTAAAAAGTCTTTGAATCTGGTGTCTGtgaaagagtgggaaccctgGAAATCTGAAACAAAAGTTTCAGTAGCTAGTCAGTATTCAGTTTCCATCGGTTATTTCAGCTCAGGGGATGATTCCCCATAGTTAAGCAGTCATTTTGTATTGTGTGTTATTCTAAAGGGCCTGTGAATGTTCAGTCTTGTAAAGAGAGATGGAAATTTTATGAGTTGCTGAGGGACTAAACAAACTCAAACTGCCTGTTTCCTGTTTTTCTGAGtaagcatattaaaaaaaaacagagactGACACATCCTCAGGCAAGCGCACAGAATGAACATGTCATTTTTGCTTAAATGAATGCACAAACTACATCACAGTCAATTAAAATTTAATCAGCATTTTCCATCACAATTAGCTTAATAAAAGCACTTTAAGGCACATTAGACTTTTTTCACATACTGTAATAACCATATAACAGATACTAATGTTTATTTTGACTCTGTGTGACACTATCAGTGTATTTTCAGTATAAAAAGTTTCTCAAGTGTTTAATTGTATTGTATGCGCATAATGCATTTTTTCCCTCTTTTAGAAATGCTGAAGAGCCACAGAAACAACCGCCGCCTCCTTCTCCAGTGCACAAAGAGGTAAAAGACATTAAGGAGGTTAAAGATAAGACCCCTGACCAGTTTGATGGTGTAGACGTGTCCTCAGAGAAACTGAGCCATCCCACGGCCAACAGAGCTAAACCTCCACAGAGGAGACCACCAACAGCCCTCGCCACTGCTATACAAGTGAGCCGAACACAAGGGCACAGGCATGACACTCATACTGTACACACCTCAGGATTAAAGCTCACCGGCTTTCAGTGTGTGACAAAACCGCTCTCAATACAAAGGGCTTCTATAAAGCTTTTCACACTTTCAGCTTCCTTTAATGCTTAATGTTGCAGCTTGAGCATGTGAATGCATGAAATCTGCTGGCAATTTAGCCCCGTTCTGattacacaattatttttttcagaattttctaGATGATTTGCTTGATTTAGGGTGTTGTGGACATTCATAAATGACAAATGGGTGACGATATGCAAAATTCAAATGTTTCTTGTTTTGTAGTGACTCACAACAACTGATTCAATGTCTGTGACAGAAGTGTCAACACAGAAAGTCTAGCaggtttcatttttttcttttttccatgaCTGGGTTTGTCACATGCGTCATGTAGACCAATAGGAGCACAGATActctttattagatttttaacatggcaaaacaaaatataggcaaggcaagttatttctatagcacatttcatacacagtggcaattcaaagtgctttacataaacaagaataaaagagaccagcataagaaaataaaaacaaataataaaagtgattaaaacaggttataaaagaatgaaaaagaaaagaaagacaaaattGTGCGTTctgttggacgtagcacagtgctcattcagtaaaggcacagatAAACAGAAGCGTTTGCggtcttgatttgaacgtgcctaaAGATAGAGAACTGTGCCACTAGAAATCTTTGTGGAGTTACAGCAACAGTGCTTCTGTTTGTATGATGTGTCAGTGAGGGACTAATATGacagaataaaaaattaaatggtgGCAATTAATAGCTGAGGCACATCAACAGCCCAGTAAGAACTGGAATACatacgctacctgacaaaagtcttgtcgtcgatcccagttgtaagagaaacaaataataacttgccttctagttgatcatttgtaaaagtagcaaaaggtagatttttttttttttttgtgctgcccatgacattacaaaccacaggagagggcaaattcttcagcaggatagcgctccttctcatacttcagcctccacttcaaaaattcctgaaagcaaagaaagtcaagatgccccaggattggccagcccagtcacagaatatgaacattattgagcatgtctggggtaagatggaggaggcattcaAGATGAatcaaaaaaatcttaatgaaaTCTAGGAgccctgcaagaatgctttctttgccattccagatgactttattgaaGTTATTTCAAATGAATagatgcagtcttccaagctaATAGAAGTCATACACAAcagtaattatttttccactgcaccatgactttatattgtattatagacATTTATTCTGTTAAATCAAGGcaggatcatattttattttggtaaaataaaaggcctttgcctttcaaaaaagccacttctgataccaaatgattaactagaagtcaagttattatttgttgttcctaaaacttggataggcgacaagacttctgtcaggtagtgtataaaaaCAAATCTCTGGTACGTTCTTATTTACAAGAAGTGCATCAAAATTGTGTATAAATTTATCTTTGAAGGTAACTGACTGcctgttaaaagttttattgtccTTTGAAGTTCAAGTAACATTAGCGTTTGTGAGTGCTGTGTTGCTTTGTTTACAGCTGTTGCTGGAAAACCGTTTCTGCAGCTTTAAATGCAACTTTTGTTGGCACAAAAGCATTTACTTAACTACTGTTTTTggtcagaaaacacacacacacacgcacacacacacacatatgcatacatggGGGCAGTCAGATAATTACACGTGTAATAATTGTAACATATGAGCATTCTTGACTAAATGTTTAGGGTGTTTTTAGCACCCACAAAACATGAAGATTTGATCTAGAAAATTAGTATTTGATAAAGTAACATTAAAAATTGTTTACTCTGAACAGGGCTTCACAATGCATCTTTCCAACCCAATGGCCTAATGTTAATCTTGATATTTCTTGTacctatatacagtacatgtcATAATAtcacaaatttaaataattttggcACCAAGTGCATGAGGCCTGGTTGAGTAATGTTAGTACTATTAGTTCACTATTATCATATCTAAGTCAAGAGACATGGTTGCACAGATCTAATATACTGATACACAGGAAATTTATTTGCCAAATGTTTACACTCACATACATTATGTAAGCTGTATGTGCTTTTGACATGACCTTGTTACATTTGACAGTTGAGAAACAGAACTTGCTATATATAGAACTAACTTGACAGTCAGCTTCTTGTGTGCAAgtgatttgtgtgtttgtgctcagaAAACTATTCAGCAGTTAAACCGAAAGTCCTTTCGCACATGAAGATGTTTCACTTGTTCTTGCTGGAGTAAATGAGGCATAGGCTGTAAAGGCTCCATTCTCTTTTTTCAAAGGGGCAGGAAATGCAAATAAGTGTGCTTTATATGATAAATGATCTGGATTTATTTTCAGCTGAACATATTCTGGAGAAACATCTGATTTACATTATACcctcttaaaaacaaacaaacaaacaaacaaaaaactattcgGACCCCTGAAATGAGTTGCAATGAATCAAGTCAATTCATGTCATGAAATGTGTGCAGAGAAAAATGATAACTTTAGCACAAACGGAAGTAAAAATAAGTTCTGctgatcaataaaataataaataatttttatatcatAGTTACTATataatatgtttgttttaattaactGGTATAATCAGTTACATTTGCATTCAATCCAATGCAAATGTAATAGCATGTCAGTAGAAATGCATGGAGAAtgataatcaaaacaaaaaaatctaatatgtaattatttaagttagtataattattaaataattattgacTGTCTAATGtcttaataaataatgcaaaaacatctGTTTTTCATAAAGGGTCCTGCTGAAACTGACTGCAGCAAACCTTCAGAGGAGAAGGATGGAGCACCACAACATATTCCAGAGGTTTGGATAACTCTTTATAAGagctttcatttaaaaatattactacattaaataatgtttctcAGATCGCCTCATGTAccttcaaatattttaaatgtaattcatttatagttttgtatatttgaaatatttggaAGTATATGATCTTTTGATCTGTCAAGCGTTATATAATGTTTTGAGCAAATATTAATGAAAGttgttctaaagtgttaccaaaggtTGGAAAACAAAAGATATTAGATTCTGGAGTTATTTGAGGCCACACTTTTAATTATTTGCAGCCTTAAGGTGTTTAAATTGAACTTAACTTTAAAACGATTTGAGATATAAAATTAAATGtcataaactttaataaaatggaACATGTTAGAACCAGTTAaagtattataaaaatgtatcttAATGATCGCATCATTTTGTACAGcatataaaacatctaaaacaTTCAATGGTTTGAAGCAATAGGgtgtaaatg
This sequence is a window from Danio rerio strain Tuebingen ecotype United States chromosome 16, GRCz12tu, whole genome shotgun sequence. Protein-coding genes within it:
- the sh3d21 gene encoding SH3 domain-containing protein 21 isoform X4; its protein translation is MPVMDQNSSDTKPKTETKIDKPDNKDFRSDPPGKIKLPGLHKPPVPPPPVKDKAIKKDPKNAEEPQKQPPPPSPVHKEVKDIKEVKDKTPDQFDGVDVSSEKLSHPTANRAKPPQRRPPTALATAIQGPAETDCSKPSEEKDGAPQHIPEATESQSAPSSKTEPVTSPSKIQTDSRSAVQEDGASLASVLTELKELRMSLDLLKAQHERDIKELKEELKDETEKRTRLQDEVTALRKKQ
- the sh3d21 gene encoding SH3 domain-containing protein 21 isoform X5 — encoded protein: MPVMDQNSSDTKPKTETKIDKPDNKDFRSDPPGKIKLPGLHKPPVPPPPVKDKAIKKDPKNAEEPQKQPPPPSPVHKEVKDIKEVKDKTPDQFDGVDVSSEKLSHPTANRAKPPQRRPPTALATAIQATESQSAPSSKTEPVTSPSKIQTDSRSAVQEDGASLASVLTELKELRMSLDLLKAQHERDIKELKEELKDETEKRTRLQDEVTALRKKQ